GGAGCATTGAAAAGTAATTTGTTACGAACTCTGCTTTCTCTTTTAGGTGTAACAATTGGCATTTTTGCCATTATTGGTGTGCTTACTTTTGTGGATGCTTTAGAAAAAGGAATTAAAGGCAGTTTGTCTTTTTTGGGAGAAAGTGTTATTTATGTACAAAAAATGCCTTGGATTTTTGCTTCAGATTATCCGTGGTGGAAATATATAAATCGTCCAGATCCAAGTATGGATGAGTTTCGGTTCTTAGAAAAAAATCTAACACAAGCACAAGCTGTTTCTGTCTTTGCTATTCGTTCAGGTTTTACAGCTAAATACAAAAAAAATAGTCTTTCGGGTTTAGTGGTTCAAGGAATTACGTTTCAACATAATATTGTAAGTGATATTCCTATTGAATATGGTCGTTATTTTACGCAAATTGAAGTAGATAGAGCTGTTGAAGTGGTTATTTTGGGAAATACAGTTGCAAAAGATTTGTTTGGAAATGAAAACGTAGAAAGTGCTATTGATAAAATAATTAAACTAAAGGGCAGAAAGTTTAGAGTTATAGGAATTCTCAAAAAACAAGGTGATAATCTACTAGATGCTCCCAGTAATGATAATATTACCCTAATGCCTTATTATACACTAACCAAAATGATTCCTGAAGGAAAAACAGGAATAAAACCCTCTATTTCTATAAAAGGATTTGATGACGATAAAGATTTACAGAATGTAGAAGGAGAAATTACAGGACTTTTACGAATAAAACGAGGATTACGACCCAAACAAGAAGAAAACTTTGCTTTAAATAGACCAGAACAGTTTGCCGTTTTCTTAGATGGTGTAATTGGCATTCTTACGCTTGCAGGTTGGGCTATTGGTTTCTTTTCAATTTTAGTAGGAGGTTTTGGAATTGCAAATATTATGTTTGTTTCTGTAAAAGAACGCACCTCTCTTATTGGCGTTCAGAAAGCCTTAGGAGCAAAAAAAGGATTTATTCTATGGCAATTTTTATTAGAAGCCATTTTACTCTGTATTATTGGAGGAATTGGAGGACTTATTTTGGTTTCTTTTCTTTCTTTGTTTTCTAGTGATACTTTCATAATTTCTCTATCTATCAAAAATATGATTTTGGGAGTCAGTGTAGCTACTATAATCGGAATCATTGCTGGAATTATCCCTGCTATTTTGGCTGCTCGTTTAGATCCTGTTGAAGCCATGCGCTCAGTTTAGGGTTAATTATAAACAAAAAAAGACTTTTCTACCAAGAATTTTAAGGTTTATTGAACCTATGCTAAAAGTAATAGCATTTTTTTTTTACCTTTGTAAATTATTCATATTCAAAACTACTGATTTCTTTTTTAGTAAAAAATCAAATACATAATTTATATTCATTCCCTTATCTTAAAAATTAAACACACATAATGTACAAACCTAATTTAAAAATTAGTCTACAAATTTCCACTTTCATTTTAGCATTTGTTATGCTGGCAGGTTATACTCGTGCTGATGAAGGTATGTGGTTGCCTATGCTTGTAAAACGCTTGAATGAAGCTGATATGAAAGCAAATGGACTAAAATTGACAGCCGAAGAAATTTATAGTGTAAATAATTCAAGTCTAAAAGATGCTATTTTTGGATTGGGTTATGGTGATCCTTCTTGGAACTTCTGTACTTCAGAAGCAATCTCTTCAAAAGGACTTTTGCTTACAAATCATCACTGTGCTTTTGATATGATTCAGAATCATAGTACAGTAGATAATGATTATTTGACAGATGGTTTTTGGGCAAAATCTCTTGCTGAAGAACTTCCAAACCCAGGAATTACAGCTTCTGTTTTAGTAAAAATGGAAGATGTAACAGAACGTGTAAAAAAAGCTCTTGATGGACTTAGTTTAGATGACCAAGCTCAAAAATTAGAAGAAATCAAAGCTGAAATTATTGCAGAACATACAAAAGACACACATTATAAAGGATACATCAAAGACTTTTTCTATGGAAATGAGTATTATCTTTTTGTGTCAGAAGTATTTTTAGATGTTCGTTTGGTAGGTGCGCCTCCTTCATCAATTGGAAAGTTTGGTGGTGATACAGATAACTGGATGTGGCCTCGTCACACAGGTGATTTTTCTTTACTTCGTGTGTATGCTGGTAAAGATGGAAAACCTGCTGAATATTCTACTGAAAATGTTCCTTTGCAACCAAAACATTCTTTACCTGTCTCTATGAAAGGAGTAGAACAAGGTGATTTTGCTATGGTATTTGGTTTCCCAGGTAGTACACAGCGTTTCAAAACTTCTTATGGTCTTGATGTGGATTATGCTGTTACAAACCCAGCTCGTATAAAATTACGTGAAAGCAGACTTTCACTCATGAAAGAGCAAATGGACGTAGATGCAGCTACACGTATTGCCTATGCTTCAAAATATGCTTCAATCAGTAATTATTACAAATATTTTATCGGACAAAATGCAGGATTAAAACGTCTCAAAACTATCGATAAAAAACGTAAAGAAGAAAAAGAATATCAAACTTGGGCAGATGCTTCTGGTAATGAGGCCTATAGCACAGCTCTTTCTCGTTTAGATAAAGCATATAGTAGTGCTGTTGATTATTCGCTTTGGTCAGCTTATTGGCAGGAAGCTTTCTTCGGAAGTGAAATCATTGAGTTTGGAGCAAGTTTTCTTCAATTACAAAGAACTCTAGCAACAGGAGTAAATGAAGAAAATCAAGAACAAGTAGATGAAATGATTGCAAAATTGAAAGAAGCAACAAAAGAACATTTCAAAGAATACAATGCAACTGTGGATAAAAATGTTACTGGAGCTTTATTGGGAATGTTTTATAAAGATATAGACAAAAAATATCACCCAGAAATATTTGCAAGAATAGCTGGCGAAAATGGAGAAGACTTCAATAAATATGCTAATGTGATTTTTGAAAACTCTGCTTTTGCAACAGAAGAAAAAACAATGAAGTTTTTGGAAAATCCAAATGGAGAAGTTTTGGAAAAAGATCCAGTTATGCAGCTTATTACTTCAGTGGTAGAAACATATTATACAAAGGTAAGACCACAACTAATGGTTTCAAATGAAGAGATTGCTTCTGCTATGAAAGATTATGTAGCTGGTCTTTTGGTTAAAAATAAAGACAAAACATATTACCCTGATGCAAATTCATCTCTTCGTCTTTCTTATGGAAATGTAAAAGATTATTCTCCAAAAGATGGAGTAAAATATCAGTATTTTACAACATTAGAAGGAGTTGCTGAAAAGTATGTCCCTAATGATGATGAGTTTGATGCTCCTAAAGCTCTATTAGAAATGCAAATGTCTAAAGAATATGGAAAATATGCAGATAAAGATGGAACACTTCATGTTGGTTTTATTACAAACAATGACATCACAGGAGGAAACTCTGGAAGTCCTGTAATTAATGGAAATGGAGAACTTATCGGTCTTGCTTTTGATGGAAACTGGGAAGCCATGACAGGTGATTTAGTTTTTGATGAGCAGTATAAACGTTGTATCAATGTAGATATTCGTTATGTACTTTTTTGTATTGATAAATTAGCTGGTGCTTCTCGTCTTATTGATGAAATGAATCTAGTTACTAAAAAAAGTAAATAAATGAGCTTAGATTTTTTCCTAAATCTTTTTTAGATTTACTTATTTACAAAAAAAGACGATGCTAATTTTGGCATCGTCTTTTTTGTTTTCTAGCATTATAAAATGCTATCTAATTTTCAATTGGGTTAAAAATACTTGCTTAGTTTTAAAACTTAAAACGTAGAAAGCCGAGTGCAAATGAAATATTGTTTCCACCACCTTCTATATCTCCAATAAAGGATGAAATATCTTGTGTACTAAATCCTGCCTCATAATGTCCTCTTCGTGCATGATAGGTTAAGCCAAAAGGAATATTAAGATTAAAATCTTGATTTCCTCCTGTACTTAGTCCTGAAGAAATTGTCAGTAATTTGTTTATACGAAGATCGCCACCAATAGCATATAAATTACTCGCTAAACTACCAGGAGCATCTATATTAAGAGGTACAACTACATCAAAGCCTAAATGAGCTGTTTTGAAAAATTCATAACTTCCTCCTACACGCAACATAGCAGGCAATTCATCATCAAATTTTTCGCTGCCTTCCCAAGATAAAGCAGAACCTTCTCCTCCAAGTTGAAATGTTTCAGGAGAGTAGGCAATAAAATTGTAGTTATCAAAACCTGTTCCTTGTGTTTGTGCTAAGATTCCGTCAGTAATATTATATACATTTCCTGTCCAAGACATTTTTCCATAATTAATAAGAGAAGCACCTAGATATAAATTTCTTTTAATAACTATATTAAGACCTAAATCAATTCCGTAACCATTGCCAATAGGTTTGGGTAAAGCAAAACGAGCAAAACCATTTTTAGGTTGATAGCCAACATTAGTTGGGCTAGGAATATCAAAACCTTCTATCGGAAAAGAAGGCGATAAAGCAATGGTTTCACCAATAAAGACATTATTTTGTGACTCCAAATCTATAAGTGTAATACCACTAATATAACGTACTCCCAAACCAGCAAACACTTGGACATTATAACTATCCACTATTTTTTTTCCGTACGCAAAGTTATACTCTCTTGTCCAAAGCATCTGAATAGTAGAATTATTCATAACTTCACCATAGGTTTGTGATTCGCTTTCTGGACGAAAACCAAAAACAACTTGATCTCTTATATCTTGAGATAAATCTTGGCTATTGGAAATAGTTTGTCCATTTGATAGCAAAAGATTCGTAAAATAAGAAGCATTTTGCCCCAAAAATAAAATTTCACTAAGCGTAGAATTAGTTTTACTATAAAAATCTAATCGATCACGGATGCTAAATGCAAAACCACCTAGTTTTTCAGAACTAACATGCATTCCAAATAAAGTAGCATTGATAGTAGTTGAAAGAGAAGCATCGGGCAAATCTTTTGCAGCTTTTTGTTTCTCAGCATAAGTAAGTTGATAGTTGTTTCCATTATTAAAAGCTTTAGGAAAATAGCTCTTCAAAATCTGACTAAATGTTACGTTTTCTGTATAAAAACCAATATTCCCCTCTAAAAAGCCAAATGTAATTTTGGGATCTCTAAAACTTTTACGAATAGCTAAATTAGCAGGATTAACGCCAATAGCTTGATAGTCAGTTGCAAAAGTAGTAGCTACTCCTCCTCGTCCTGTTACTCCATAGGAAGTGAGTTCTTGTCCAAAAAGAGTTGTATTTGCCAGAAAAAATAAAATAAGTATAAAAAATACTTGTTTTACTACAACTGTATGGAATAAATTATTAAAATTTAAAATTTTAGAAAATCTTTGTAGTAGATAAGTTGATTTCATTTATTTGTTGATTAAAATCTTTAACTAAAATCCTAAATGCTATATTAAGATTGATAGACAGAAGTACAGATAAAAGATATTAAGACAGAAAATAGCATCTTGTTTTGCAATTAGTACCAAAAATTACTTAGATTCTCTCAAACAAACAACTTTATTGAAATTTTAATTTTTTATTTTAGAATATACTATAATTTTACTGTCATTAAATAGACTTATTCCTATGTCAAAACTAATTATGAAAAATATTTATCATAGTATCGGACTTATGTCTGGTACTTCATTAGATGGACTTGATATTGCACTTTGCCAGTTTGAAAATCAGATAAAAAATAACCTTTCCTTATGGAACTACAAAATTATCAAAACAGAATTTATAGAATATGACCAAATTTGGAAACAAAAATTACAAAATGCACATCTTCTCTCAGCCTTAGAACTTAAAAGATTAGAAACAGAATGGACACATTTTTTAATAGAAAATATAAATAAATTTGTTTTGCAAAGTGAGGGTTTTGATTTGTCTTCTTTAGATTGTATTTCTTCACACGGACATACTATTTTTCATCAGCCATTGATAAAGAATGATAGAAGAAATCAAGTGAGTGAAGAATTTGGTTTTACATTTCAAATAGGAAATGGAGCTATGTTAGCAGCAAAAACTGGTTTCACAATAGTCTGTGATTTTCGCCAAACAGATGTTGCTTTAGGTGGACAAGGTGCGCCACTTGTTCCGATAGGTGATGAGCTTCTTTTTTCTGATTATGATTTTTGTCTGAATTTGGGAGGAATAGCAAATGTTTCTTTTAATAAGAATAGCAATGAGCATGAAAAGAGTATAAATTCTCGTTTTGCTTTCGATATCTGTCCTTGTAATATGGTGCTAAATTATCTTTCGAACAAAATAGGTTTTGAGTATGATAAAGGAGGAAATTTAGCAAAAGAAGGAAAAATCAATGAAAAAGCACTTCAAAAGTTAAATGCGTTAGATTTTTATAAAGAGGATTATCCTAAATCTTTGGGTAGAGAGTGGGTAGAAGAGTTTGTCTTTCCTTTATTAGAATCACAAATTTCAAATACAAACAAAATAGAAGAGATAATAATTAAAGATTTATTACATACTTGTACCTATCATTCAGCTTTCCAAATTGCAGAAAGCATCAAAAAAATTGAGTTAAACAGCCTATCAAAATCAAAAAAGAAAGTATTGATTACAGGAGGAGGAGCTTATAATGATTTATTAATCAGTTATTTGGAGCAATTATTACCAAAAATTGAAATAGTGAAAGGAGATAAAACACTTATCGCTTACAAAGAAGCTCTAATTTTTGCCTTTTTGGGAGTTTTGAGGTTGAGAGAAGAAACAAATACATTAGCCTCAGTTACAGGAGCAACAAAAAATAGTTGTGGAGGAAGTATTTATTTAGGAGAATCAGAACTACCTATGCTTTCTGGAGTATGAATAACAGGCTGAGAAACAGTTTGAATCATATAGTTTTTCGGTTCAGAATTTTTGGTATGAATAAGTTTATCAGAAGAATTTTCAGTTTCTTGTCTTTCTTGTACCTTCATAAAAAGAGCAAAAATAAACAAAGGTAATATTACAAGAGCTGACCATTGCAAAGCTGTAAGTTTGAATTTTCTTTTGATATTAGAATGATTCATTATAATTATTTTTTGTGTTAGTTGTGTATTTTGTTTTAACAATCAACAGTTTTAAAATCTTTTTTGTTAAAAATTACTCAAAAAAATAGATTTCAAGCAAAATAATAATCAATAAGTTTTATTTGTGTGGTAGGTTGTTAATACAAATTTAAGTGTTTTATTTGAGAATAAAAATTACATTGTGTTTTTTGAGTGGTTTTTCGGTCAAATTAATTTTCTGACTGATGAAATTTTTAATTTAGGTTTGAATCTATTACTCTAAGCACGAAATTTTTTATGAAAAGTAGTTGTCTTAAATTGGTTTTCTACATAAAAGGTCATCACGGTTATTTTTGTATAACAGTCTGGAAGACTGTTGAATTTGATAAAATACTGTTTCTGATGTTCAGACTGGAAGTCTGAACTACCTTAATATAAACCGTGATAAGTTCTATGGAATAAAAATTATAAGACCATTTTTATTTGAATTTGTTTTTGTATAGACAAGTAGAATCAGTCTAAAACTTATTACTAAATAAATTAAATTTGCTTTTTGCTAAATTAATTAGCATTTTTGTAAAGGAATTTAAGAATATTTTTTTTAAATCTGATTTTACTCAAAAATTAATCATCTTTGCAAAGTATTTGATTTATTAAGTAAAAAAGAGATTTTATTCTCTTCTAACAAGAATAAATATAACAAACTAAAGATAAAATATAGAAATTTATATATAAATATGGCTCAAAATACACCTTCTACTGGAAATTCGACTTATAATGAAGACAGTATACGTTCACTAGATTGGCGTGAACACATTCGTCTTCGCCCAGGTATGTATATCGGAAAATTGGGTGATGGTTCGGCACAAGATGATGGAATCTATGTTCTTGTAAAAGAAGTAGTCGATAACTGTATTGACGAATTTGTGATGGGACATGGAAAGCGCATCGAAATCAAAATTGAAGATCATAGAGTTTCAGTTCGTGATTTTGGGCGTGGAATTCCACTCGGAAAAGTCATTGATTGTGTCTCCAAAATTAATACAGGTGCAAAATATGATTCAGAAGCATTTAAAAAATCTGTTGGTCTGAATGGGGTTGGTACAAAGGCTGTCAATGCCCTTTCTACGCATTTTAGTGTAAAATCTACCCGAGAAGGAAAGTCAAAAGTGGCTGAATTTCATCAAGGAGTTTTGAAAAATGATTTGCCTATTGTAGATGAAGATGCAAAAAATGGAACATTTGTAGTTTTTGAACCTGATAATTCTATTTTCAAAAATTATCGTTTTATTCCTGAATATTTGGAAGAACAAATTTGGAATTATGCCTTTCTGAATGCAGGATTGACAATAAACTATAACGGCAAAAATTTCTATTCTAACAAAGGTTTGTATGACCTTTTGATGAGAAAAGTAAATGAAGAGTCATTACGTTATCCAATTATTCATTTAAAAGGAGAAGACATTGAAGTTGCCTTTAGTCATACCAACGATTATGGAGAAGATTATTATTCGTTTGTAAACGGACAATATACTACACAAGGAGGAACGCATTTAGCAGCTTTTAGAGAGGCGATGGTAAAGACAATTCGTGATTTTTATGGTAAAAGTTTTGATGCGTCAGATATTCGTCAGTCAATAGCTGGTGCAATTGCAATAAAAGTTCAAGAACCTGTTTTTGAATCTCAAACTAAGACAAAATTAGGCTCTCAAAATATTTCTCCAGATTCAAATTCACCTAGTGTACGTCATTTCATTAATGATTTTCTTAGAAAAGAACTAGATAATTATCTACATAAAAATCCAACGGTTGCAGATGCTATTTTGAAGCGAATTTTGCAATCTGAAAGAGAACGCAAAGAAATTTCAGGTATTAAGAAAATTGCTAATGAAAGAGCAAAGAAAGCAAGTGTTCACAATAAAAAATTGCGTGATTGTCGTGTTCATTTTGACGACAACAAAGGCGATGAGGAAATAAAAAGACAGACAACTATTTTTATTACCGAGGGAGATTCGGCAAGTGGAAGTCTTACCAAGGCTAGAAATGTACAAACACAAGCTGTTTTTTCACTTCGTGGAAAGCCATTGAATTGTTTTAGTCAAACCAAAAAAGTAGTTTATGAAAATGAAGAATTTAATCTTCTTTTCCACGCTTTAAATATTGAAGATGGATTAGATGGACTTCGTTTTAATAGAATTGTTTTAGCAACGGATGCCGATATTGATGGAATGCACATTCGACTACTTATGATGACTTTCTTTTTACATTTCTTCCCTGATTTAGTAAAAAAAGGACATTTACATATTTTAGAAACACCATTATTTAGAGTTCGAAATAAAAAGGAAACTATCTATTGTTATTCAGAAGAAGAAAAACAAACGGCTATAAATAAATTAGGCAAACAAGCCGAAATTACACGATTCAAAGGTTTGGGAGAGATTTCACCTGACGAATTTGGACAGTTTATAGATGAAAATATGAGACTCCAGCCTGTAATTTTGAATAAATCGACTTCTATTTCAGATCTTCTGACTTATTATATGGGCAAAAATACTCGTGAACGTCAAGAGTTTATTATCGATAACTTGAAAGTAGAAAAAGATGCAGTCGAAGATGAAGAGGGAAATAAAATTGAAGTTATTGTTCAAGGTGATTTAGAAACTGTTTAAATTTTCTGTAATTCATAATATCAAACCCTAAGGGACTTCGAAGACCCTTAGGGTTTTTGATGCAATCTTTTTGATTAAACTAAAATTCATTTTATCTTTAATCCTTCAATAATTTCAAAAACACACATATTTCAAAAAAAATGTACACCAACTACGAAGTCAAAAACCGAATTGCTTTTATTACACTCAATCGTCCAGAAAAAAGAAATGCCTTTAGTGATGAATTGGTAGAAGAACTAAAAACCAACTTTTCGAAAGCTGAAAATGACTCAACTGTAAAAGTTATAGTTTTGAAGGCAAATGGTGATGTTTTTTGTGCAGGTGCAGATTTGGGGTATTTACAGACACTCCAAACAAATTCTTATCAAGAAAATTTAGGTGACTCTTCTTCTTTGAAAGATTTGTATGAGCAGATTTATATGCTTTCAAAACCTACTGTTGCACAAGTACAAGGTCATGCACTGGCTGGTGGTTGTGGTTTGGTGTCAGTTTGTGATTTTGTTTTTTCTGTTCCGAAGGCAAAATATGGCTATACAGAAGTAAAAATCGGTTTTGTTCCTGCGATTGTGATGTATTTTCTGATTCGCAAAATTGGAGAAGCTCGTGCAAGACATTTACTCATTTCTGGAAATCTTATCAAAGCCGAAAAAGCCGAGCAGTATGGAATTGTTACCGAAATTGTAGAAGCTGAAGACTTAGAACAAACCGTTTTAGATTTTTGTCAGAATATCTGTGATACAAATTCTGCGCAAGCGATGGCACTTACAAAACAAGCTATTTTGGATGTACAGGAAAAAACGATTCCAGATGCGCTTCGTTATGCTGCCGAACTTAATGCAAAAGCAAGAATGACAGAAGATTGTAAAAAAGGAATTGGTGCTTTTTTGAATAAAGAAAAAATTAGTTGGTAAATCATTATGTAGCATACTCTTTAGAGTGTGAAATTGTAATATAAAACAAAAAGGAATTTGATAAAATCTATCAAATTTCTTTTTTATTGAATTTATTTTACTCAAAAAAAGGAAAAACATGTTCATTCATAAATTTGTGTAATTCTTTTCTTTTTTTCTTTGAACTTAACTTTTCTATTTGACTTTGATAATCTCGTCTTAGATTTACTTGATAATCAGATTTTCGTTTTTCTAAATAAGGAATCCAAGCAGAATGTAAAGTAAAAAAATAGATAAGTGAAGGGTGATGTAAAATACAAATAGCTCCTTTTTTCAGATTAGCAGCATCAAAAATCCAAATTTCACGTTCATAATTTGTATCTGGTTTTTGTCCTTTGCCATTTACCATCATACAAAAAATATAGCCATCAATAGAAGGTGATATTGATTTGTCAGAATTTGCTTTTGTTTCTTTGCGAGGTATAAATTGTAAAGAACGAATTTCATAGTTTTTAGGGAATTCATAAAAATCTATTATTTCCATCTTTTCAGTATCCAAACAAGTAAGCGTTGCAGGAATTTCTTGTAAGGTATAATTTTCTATGTCTTTTAAAGGAACAATTCTATTTGGATAATTTTTATAAGAATTATAGACAAAACGGGTAAGTCGGCGATGTTCTATTCCAGAACATTGCCAATAAATATGTTGTATTTTGGAATGAGGAACAGACTCAGAAATAATATCTCTATGGGTATATAAACCTACTCCCCAAGTATGTGCGCCTACTTTTTGAGGTTGTTCTGTATCTTTTTCTTGTTTGATATTTCCAATATTGTGATAGAGTTCTTTTTTGATAAATTTTTCATTTTCTACATCAATCACAAACTTTCCCATTCTTGCTATATCCATTTCTCCAACAGCTAAAATACCTGCTGTTCCTTCTTCAATAGGAGTATCTTTTGGAAAGTTTACAATTTTATCATAATAACGAACCCATTCAGACAAGCATGCCCCTGCATTATTTGCAGTATAAAAGGTTATTTGTCCATTTGGATTTTCATAATTAGTTGTGAAATGTATGGTTTCAAGTGGAATGTGAAATTGTTTTACTTTTACAGTATCAATATCTTCTGTCAAATCTTGCCTTCTGACAATATACATTTTGGTATAAGGAAGTTGTTTGCTGGCGACAAGTTCACGCAATATTTTATTAAAATTTGGATTTTGAGGAAATGGATTATTCATCAGAACATCCAATCCTACCTTAAAAGAAGCATCAATCAATAAAATATAATCTTTACTTAGACTAGTTTGGTGCATACATTGAAGAATATTAATAGGTGTTCCGTCTTCTTGTGTAAGTTTCCAAGTGTGTATTGCTTCATCTCCTTCCCATTTCATAAGGTATAAAATCGGTTCTGTTGTTGTTTTTAAATTTGTTAGATTTTTGAATCTATTTTTAATCCAAGTGGAAGTCTTTTGAACAAAGCTAATTTCGTCATCTATATTTACTCTACTTTGGTTATAATCAGCTTTGCTATGAAGTTTAGTAAAATAACTATAAATTTCATTTTTTGAAACTTCATTTGCTCTCAAAACAGCATGTTTAAAATGATTTTTGATAGATGTTCTTTTTTGAATCAAGCCTTCACCAATCCGAATTAGGGAAGCTACATTTTTCGAACCTTTTACATAATTGACTGTAAATATTTCTTTTGTAATTGGGTCAAAACTAGGATGTGCGCTAGTTTGATGAATAGGGAAAATCCAATCTATAAAAGGAACATTTTTGGCTTGCCATTGCTCATTTGTACCAATAGGAGTAATGACTTTTAATGTATTTATATCAATTTCAAAAGGTCGTCCCAAATCTGAAGTGGCAAGCATTCTAATACAATCGTCATTTTTTGTTTTGAAAGGTGTAAGAGCTGTACTTAATAAATTTCTTGCACCTAATTCGAAGGAAATACGAGAAATACCCATATTTGAGAAGCCATATTTTTTATTTCGTGCCGAACCTTGTTTTGAAGCTATATCAGCATAATAGGAAGGAGGTTTTAACAAACGAGATTTGAGATTTACTTTTCCTGTTTTATCAAAATCAAAACGAAAAACCATACTATCTCCATTCAGAATAGGACTTCCATATTCTGAATTTGCTTTTCCATCAGAAGTAGTTTTTGGATAGGGCAGACCATTAGAGTTTACTGAACCAACAGAAGAATTGACAAATATATGTCCAAAAATATCAGTAGGAATGTTTCCTTCTTTGACTAAAAGTTCGATATCTAATTCTTCTCTACTTGCAGAAACTAATGGTTGCATAAATGATGTAAGGTATATAGATAGTTGTTTAAAATTTTTATTTTTAAAATAGAAATAAAAATGTAAAATTCGGACTATTTTCGAATAAAAAAAAGGAATTTGATATTTTTTATCAAATTCCTTTTTTTGTCTCTTACTCTGAATGTAGATATTTAAAAACACATAAACAAAGAGTTACCTCACAAACAAAAGTTCACGATATTTAGGAAGTTGCCACATTTCATCATCGACAAACTGCTCTAATTTATCAGTTTCATAACGAATTTTATCAAAATAAGGCTTTATTTTGTTGCAATAAGCATCTGCTCCTTCTGTTGGCTCTAGTAGGTTTGCTTTCTTGCGTTCGTTTATCATTTCTTTAACGAGGTTGGTAGCTTTATTGACATGTTTAGCAATTCTACGAGCTGTATCAGTTATCATTTCCAAATCATCATCCAAACCAATTTTTTGCATTTTATGGATTGTTTCGGTAAGTTCTCCCAAATATTTCATAGCAGAAGGAATAACATGATTTATTGTCAAGTCGCCTATCAAACGAGATTCAATCTGAACTTGGTGCAAGTAATTTTCTAAATGAATTTCTTGACGTGCTTCAATTTCTTGTTCTGTCAAGATAGCATTATCTGTAAATAATTTTCTTCCTTTTTTAGTAAGATTAGCTGTAAGAGCTTCCGGAGTCGTTCTTAAATTAGAAAGACCTCGTTTTTTAGCTTCTTCTGCCCACTCATCACTATAATTATTGCCTTCAAAACGAATTGCTTTTGATTCTTTGATATAACGACGAAGAACA
This is a stretch of genomic DNA from Bernardetia sp. MNP-M8. It encodes these proteins:
- a CDS encoding DNA topoisomerase IV subunit B, translating into MAQNTPSTGNSTYNEDSIRSLDWREHIRLRPGMYIGKLGDGSAQDDGIYVLVKEVVDNCIDEFVMGHGKRIEIKIEDHRVSVRDFGRGIPLGKVIDCVSKINTGAKYDSEAFKKSVGLNGVGTKAVNALSTHFSVKSTREGKSKVAEFHQGVLKNDLPIVDEDAKNGTFVVFEPDNSIFKNYRFIPEYLEEQIWNYAFLNAGLTINYNGKNFYSNKGLYDLLMRKVNEESLRYPIIHLKGEDIEVAFSHTNDYGEDYYSFVNGQYTTQGGTHLAAFREAMVKTIRDFYGKSFDASDIRQSIAGAIAIKVQEPVFESQTKTKLGSQNISPDSNSPSVRHFINDFLRKELDNYLHKNPTVADAILKRILQSERERKEISGIKKIANERAKKASVHNKKLRDCRVHFDDNKGDEEIKRQTTIFITEGDSASGSLTKARNVQTQAVFSLRGKPLNCFSQTKKVVYENEEFNLLFHALNIEDGLDGLRFNRIVLATDADIDGMHIRLLMMTFFLHFFPDLVKKGHLHILETPLFRVRNKKETIYCYSEEEKQTAINKLGKQAEITRFKGLGEISPDEFGQFIDENMRLQPVILNKSTSISDLLTYYMGKNTRERQEFIIDNLKVEKDAVEDEEGNKIEVIVQGDLETV
- a CDS encoding enoyl-CoA hydratase-related protein: MYTNYEVKNRIAFITLNRPEKRNAFSDELVEELKTNFSKAENDSTVKVIVLKANGDVFCAGADLGYLQTLQTNSYQENLGDSSSLKDLYEQIYMLSKPTVAQVQGHALAGGCGLVSVCDFVFSVPKAKYGYTEVKIGFVPAIVMYFLIRKIGEARARHLLISGNLIKAEKAEQYGIVTEIVEAEDLEQTVLDFCQNICDTNSAQAMALTKQAILDVQEKTIPDALRYAAELNAKARMTEDCKKGIGAFLNKEKISW
- a CDS encoding carotenoid oxygenase family protein, coding for MQPLVSASREELDIELLVKEGNIPTDIFGHIFVNSSVGSVNSNGLPYPKTTSDGKANSEYGSPILNGDSMVFRFDFDKTGKVNLKSRLLKPPSYYADIASKQGSARNKKYGFSNMGISRISFELGARNLLSTALTPFKTKNDDCIRMLATSDLGRPFEIDINTLKVITPIGTNEQWQAKNVPFIDWIFPIHQTSAHPSFDPITKEIFTVNYVKGSKNVASLIRIGEGLIQKRTSIKNHFKHAVLRANEVSKNEIYSYFTKLHSKADYNQSRVNIDDEISFVQKTSTWIKNRFKNLTNLKTTTEPILYLMKWEGDEAIHTWKLTQEDGTPINILQCMHQTSLSKDYILLIDASFKVGLDVLMNNPFPQNPNFNKILRELVASKQLPYTKMYIVRRQDLTEDIDTVKVKQFHIPLETIHFTTNYENPNGQITFYTANNAGACLSEWVRYYDKIVNFPKDTPIEEGTAGILAVGEMDIARMGKFVIDVENEKFIKKELYHNIGNIKQEKDTEQPQKVGAHTWGVGLYTHRDIISESVPHSKIQHIYWQCSGIEHRRLTRFVYNSYKNYPNRIVPLKDIENYTLQEIPATLTCLDTEKMEIIDFYEFPKNYEIRSLQFIPRKETKANSDKSISPSIDGYIFCMMVNGKGQKPDTNYEREIWIFDAANLKKGAICILHHPSLIYFFTLHSAWIPYLEKRKSDYQVNLRRDYQSQIEKLSSKKKRKELHKFMNEHVFPFFE